The Cohaesibacter intestini genome segment GAAAGATCGGGTCCGCCAAAATCACCGCAGCCCCGATCATCGCAGCCAGCGCCGTTAGCATGATCGGCTTGAAGCGGATGGCCCCCGCCTCCAGCAACACATCCTTCAGCGGTCGCCCGGATCCTTTTTCATGACCAACAAAATCAACCAGCAAGATTGAGTTGCGCACGATGATCCCGGCCAGAGCGATGAAGCCGATCATCGAGGTCGCCGTGAAGGCAGCATCAAACAACCAATGACCAAGCATGATTCCGATGAGGGTCAGCGGGATCGGCGTCAACACCACCAAAGGCACCCGGAAGGAGTGGAACTGGGCCACCACCAAGGCATAAATACCCAGAATGGCGATGGCAAAGGCTGCCCCCATATCGCGGAACGTGATCCAGGTCACTTCCCATTCCCCGTCCCACAGGATCGATGTGACAGATTCATCCTTTGGCTGACCATTGAGCAAGATCTGCGGCTTAGGCAGATCGCCCCAATCATGGGCATCGATCTTCTCCTGCACCGCCAGCATGCCATAGATCGGGGCTTCAAAATCCCCGGCAAGGTCGGCCATCACCATTTCTGCCGCGCGGCCATTATGCCGGAAGATCGGAAAACTCGCCTGCTCCCGCTCGATCCGCACCACATCCCCAAGTTCGATCACACCACGTTCGCCCGGTATGGCATTCTGCGGCACCGGGATGGTGAGCAAGCGCTCGGAAATCGTCAGATCGGACCGATTGGGCTTGACGGCAATCGCAACCGGACGACGCCCGCCCCCTTTGTGGGAATAACCAACCACCTGCCCATTCAGATAGTAGCGAATGGTCTGATAGACATCTCCCTGCTCGACCCGATGATATTCCAGATTGTCTTGATCGATGCGAATGCGCGCGCGTGTCGTCGGGACACCGAAACTGTCATCGACATCGACAATGAAGGATACGGCGTCAAACAGCTTGCGCAATTCTGATGCCACCGCACGGCGGGTTTCCGGGTCCGGACCATAGATTTCCGCCAGAAGCGTCGAGAGAACAGGCGGTCCGGGCGGCACTTCAACCACCTTCAAAACCGTGCCTTCCGGCTGTGGCACATCAGCGATCAGGTCGCGGACTTCCAACGCCACCGCATGGCTGGTCCGGTCACGATCCTCCTTATTCACCAGATTGATCTGCAAATCCCCCTGCTCCGGATTGGTGCGGAAGAAATAGTGCCGTACCAAGCCGTTGAAACCAAAAGGTGCAGCCGTCCCTGCATGGGACTGGATCGAGGTGATTTCAGCGATGCCTTTGAGACGATCAGCCGCTGCCGCCAACAATCGATCGGTAGCCTCCAGACTGGAGCCTTCGGGCAAATCTGCTATCACCTGCAATTCCGATTTATTGTCAAACGGCAACAGCTTGACCGTCACATCCTTGGAATAAATCAGCAGGGTCGAAGCAATGGTCGCCACCCCAACCAACAGCAAGAAAATCCAAGCCCGCCCGCGGCCTGACAGGATCGGTGTCGCCACGAGGCGATAGCTGCGCCCCAAAATACCGCCGTCAGCCGCTTCACTATGGCCGGGTTTGCCGATGAGATTCATCAGCCAAGGCGTCAGCATCACCGCAACAAAGAAAGATAACACCATCGCCGCAGAAGCCACCGCCGGGATTGGGCTCATATAAGGCCCCATCAGCCCGGAGACAAACATCATCGGCAACAAAGCAGCCACCACGGTCAGGGTGGCAATGACTGTCGGATTGCCAACCTCAGCCACCCCTTCAATCGCCGCCTCGATCTTGGAGCGACCATCCTTCATCGCCCAGTGCCGCGCGATATTCTCGATCATCACAATGGCATCATCGACCAGAATGCCGATAGCAAAGATCAACGCGAACAACGACACCCGGTTGATCGTATAGCCCATCAAATAGGCGGCAGCCAAGGTGAGCAGAATGGTCGTTGGGATGACGATCAGCACCACCAGACCTTCGCGCACCCCGATGGCAACGCCGACCAGAATGACAATCGAAATGGTCGCCAGTCCCAGATGATAGAGCAGCTCATTGGCTTTCTCATTGGCCGTATCGCCATAATTGCGGGTGACATCGACACGGATGTCCTGCGGGATCAATTGCCCCTTCAATTGCTCGACACGCTGCAGGATGGCATGGGAAATATTGACTGCATTCGCTCCCTTGCGCTTGGCAATGGCCAACGACACGGCGGGCAACCGCTCAAAGCCACCCTCCTCGTTGCGCGTCAGGTTCCAAACCCGGTGATCCTTCTGGCTCTGGCCAACCACAATCCGCGCTACATCCTGCACATAGACCGGACGCCCGTCGCGGCTGGTCAGCAACAGCAATCCAATCTCGGAAGCGCTCTGCAAGGTCTGCCCGACCGCCACCGGCAAGGACCGGTTCTGTTCACGCAACGCACCGGTCATGAAGGAGCTGTTGGCAGACTGCACCTTGCCCACCAATTGCTGCAAGGTCAGGCCGTAAAGGGCCAGTTTTTCCGGGTCCGGTTCGATACGGATCTGGTCTGTCTGCCCCCCCACCAGATAGGTAAGGCCAATATCCTCGAGCTTGGACAGCTCCACTCTCAATTCATCTGCAATGTTATAAAGGGCAGCATCGGTCCAACGGTCGGCAACCGAGCGGTCCGGCGACAGGGTCAGGACGTTGATCGCCACATCATCGATGCCGCGCCCCACAACCAATGGCTCGGGGATACCGACAGGAATGGCCGAGAGATTGGCGCGGATCTTGTCATGCACCCGCAAAATAGCGGCGTCCGAGCTGGTGCCAACCAGAAAACGCGCCGTGACCACCACCTGATCGTCATAGCTGTTGGAATAGACATGCTCGACACCATCAATGCTCTTGACGATGGTCTCCAGCGGCTCGGTAATGAGCTTGACCGCATCATCTGCCTTCAAACCGTCTGCCCGGACATGAATATCGACCATCGGCACAGAAATCTGCGGCTCTTCCTCGCGCGGCAAGGCCATCAGGGCCACCAGACCCAGCGCAAAAGAGGTGATCAGCAAAAGGGGCGTCAATGGCGAGCGAATGAAGCTTTTGGCCAATCCACCCGACAGGCCGAGGCCCAGTTTTTTTGGGGATTTATTTTTGTCCATGCTCGCCCCCTTGCGGCTGGATCAGAATGTCACCAGCCTCAATGCCAGAGAGAATTTCGACCATCAGACCGCTCTGTTTGCGGTGACTGCGCCCCACTTGCACGGCGATGTCAGCTGTTTTGTCATCGGCCAGTCTGGACGTGACAAAATCAACCCCAAAGCGCGTGAAAACCAGATCTTCAGGCACCAGCAAGGCGGATCGTTCCCCGGCACTGACGCGCACCTGAATGCGCTCTCCGACAAAATAGTCGCCCAAATCCGGAACCGTTGCATCGGCAAGCACACGACCATTGGCGATTTGCGGGTACACCTTGACGATTGTTCCAGTCCGATCACAGCCTTTGGCGCAATCCTGCCCTCGGGCCGCGAGCGCAACGCTATCGCCCTTATGCAAGAAACGCGCATGGCGCTCTGGCAGCGAAAGGCGCAATATATAATGTTCCTTGGCAATGGTGGCGACAGCCTCTCCGGGCATCACGACCGACCCGACCGTGATCGGCACATCCAGCACCCGACCCGTCTGTGGCGCCAAAACGGCGCCCTCTTCCAGCTGACGCACAATCACGGCCTTCTCGGCCTCAGAAGCCTCAAGCTTGCTTTTTGCAACGTCATATTGGGTGTTGATCTGATCGAGCCGTGCCTTGGTGGTTGACCCGCGCTGGAACAGAGCCTGTGTCCGCTCCAACTCTGTCTTGAGATTGGCAATCTCCCGTTCCGCAGCGCGGATCTGCGCCTCGATGGCCTCAATCTGCAGATCAAGCTTTGGGTCCTTGACCAAAGCGATGACGGCACCTTCTTGCACAAGATCGCCCTCGGTCGCACTCAACTCGGTCACCGTTCCGGAAATGCGCACCCGCGCCGCAATCGCATCGGTGCTTTCAACGGTCGCGAAGACCGCCTTTTTGTCTGCAATGGTCATTGCCTTGACGACAAACCCCTCCGCTTGCGCGGCAGTCACCGCCAAAAGCAGGCTCATCAGGCTTGCGACATGCAAAGAAGCCCTGAAAGGGTTGAAGAGTGGGTTTGAAATGGTGCGCATGGTTCTCATGATCCTGCCTGAGTGAATTATATTAGTATTTACGAATATAAGAAACTATTTGCTTTGTCAAAGGCCAGACATCGCAATTCGCTATTTTCTTCTGCGCGCCCATCAGATAGGAATCAAACATCACTCTGTTCCGGGGCGACAGAAAGAGGAGAAGAGACTTGGCTGCTGGGTCCAAAAAGGTCATTTATGCCGCATTGGCAGGCAACGCGCTGATTGCCGTAACCAAATTCATCGCGTCATCCATCACCGGCTCATCAGCCATGATGGCAGAAGGCATCCACTCACTGGTGGATACTGGCAATCAGGGCCTGCTGCTCTATGGCATCCGTCGGGCCGCCCAACCCGCAGACAAGAAGCATCCGTTCGGCTATGGGTCAGAGCTCTATTTCTGGGCCTTTGTCGTGGCTTTGTTGATCTTTGCTGTTGGCGCAGGTCTCTCCATTTATGAAGGCATTCACAAGGTGCTTGAGCCCTCCGAGATCGCCGATCCGACCATCAACTTCGTGGTGCTTGGCCTTGCCATCTGCTTTGAGGGCTGGGCCTGGATGGTGGCATTCAAGGAATTCAGCAGCACAAAAGGCAAGAAAGGCTGGGTGGCTGCGGTCAAGGACTCTAAGGATCCTACCGTTTTCACTGTCCTGTTTGAAGACTCAGCGGCCATGCTGGGGCTGGTTGTCGCAGGCATAGGCATCGCCATCGCTTACTATTTCCACATTCCGTGGATGGATGGTGCTGCCTCCATTGTCATCGGCATCATTTTGGCGACAACAGCCTTCCTGCTCGCCTATGAAACCAAGGGGCTACTGATCGGGGAAGCTGCGTCAGACGAGTTGGAGAGCGAGATCGCCAGCGTGGTGGCCAGTCACCCGGCAGTGACGACCGTCAATGAATTGCGCACACTGCATCGCGGCCCCAACGAGGTTTTGTTGACCCTCAGCCTCGATTTCCGCAATGATCTGATGGTGGGTGAGTTGGAGAAGGTCATCGCTGACCTTGAAACCCAGATCAGGGACCGCTTTGACAGCATCCATCGGATTTTCATTGAAGCCCAGTCCTACAAAGACCATCTTTCCGTTGCCCAGACGATGAATGAGCAAGCCTGACCAGCACCTAGGCAACGCTCCTCTTGATTCTTCAAAAAGCCCCGCACTGCTACATGTGCGGGGCTTTTGTTTTGCCCGTCCTCGGCGCAAAATGGGTAAAGCACATCCAATCAGGAGGGCCACATGCGCTTATTCCCTTCATCTTTGCCGCACATCTGGAACGCCAGCCGTCCCCTTGCCTGCCTCATTCCTCTGCTTGGCTTCACCATGTCGGCAGAAGCGGGCAACTGTGACCGCATCCATTATGGCACCGAACTGGTCGACGATGTCACCTATTGCGCCAGCTCCATCCTCCCCAACTCGCGGGTCGCCACCTACCGACCGGGCAACCTTGAAGGTTGGGGCCTATCAAAGGCACACCGGGCCTGGTGCGAAGGTGCCTATGGCTCGGGCGAAGGCGAATGGATTGCCCTACAGGTGCGCCCCGGCACCCGCATTCGCAAGATAATGTTCCTGAATGGCTATCAGAAAAGCACCAAAAGTTATCGAGAGAATGCCCGGGCGCGGGACATAACGATCGAAACCGACCAAGGGGCACGCTTCTCTCATCGACTGGACGATCGCCCCGGCGTGCAGGAAGTCTATCTTGGTGGTTGGCACGATGTGCAAACCCTGCGGGTCTATATCGAGACTATCTATCCGGGCTCAAGATATGACGATCTGTGCCTGTCTGGAATGGCGCTGGATTTCGAAGATCTCCGTGACTTCGAATACCAGCAGCAATAGGTCAGGCAAGGCCAGACATAAGAAAACCCGGCCAAAGCCGG includes the following:
- a CDS encoding efflux RND transporter permease subunit; translation: MDKNKSPKKLGLGLSGGLAKSFIRSPLTPLLLITSFALGLVALMALPREEEPQISVPMVDIHVRADGLKADDAVKLITEPLETIVKSIDGVEHVYSNSYDDQVVVTARFLVGTSSDAAILRVHDKIRANLSAIPVGIPEPLVVGRGIDDVAINVLTLSPDRSVADRWTDAALYNIADELRVELSKLEDIGLTYLVGGQTDQIRIEPDPEKLALYGLTLQQLVGKVQSANSSFMTGALREQNRSLPVAVGQTLQSASEIGLLLLTSRDGRPVYVQDVARIVVGQSQKDHRVWNLTRNEEGGFERLPAVSLAIAKRKGANAVNISHAILQRVEQLKGQLIPQDIRVDVTRNYGDTANEKANELLYHLGLATISIVILVGVAIGVREGLVVLIVIPTTILLTLAAAYLMGYTINRVSLFALIFAIGILVDDAIVMIENIARHWAMKDGRSKIEAAIEGVAEVGNPTVIATLTVVAALLPMMFVSGLMGPYMSPIPAVASAAMVLSFFVAVMLTPWLMNLIGKPGHSEAADGGILGRSYRLVATPILSGRGRAWIFLLLVGVATIASTLLIYSKDVTVKLLPFDNKSELQVIADLPEGSSLEATDRLLAAAADRLKGIAEITSIQSHAGTAAPFGFNGLVRHYFFRTNPEQGDLQINLVNKEDRDRTSHAVALEVRDLIADVPQPEGTVLKVVEVPPGPPVLSTLLAEIYGPDPETRRAVASELRKLFDAVSFIVDVDDSFGVPTTRARIRIDQDNLEYHRVEQGDVYQTIRYYLNGQVVGYSHKGGGRRPVAIAVKPNRSDLTISERLLTIPVPQNAIPGERGVIELGDVVRIEREQASFPIFRHNGRAAEMVMADLAGDFEAPIYGMLAVQEKIDAHDWGDLPKPQILLNGQPKDESVTSILWDGEWEVTWITFRDMGAAFAIAILGIYALVVAQFHSFRVPLVVLTPIPLTLIGIMLGHWLFDAAFTATSMIGFIALAGIIVRNSILLVDFVGHEKGSGRPLKDVLLEAGAIRFKPIMLTALAAMIGAAVILADPIFQGLAISLLFGLASSTLLTVLVIPAIYVALKGVDKPM
- a CDS encoding efflux RND transporter periplasmic adaptor subunit is translated as MRTISNPLFNPFRASLHVASLMSLLLAVTAAQAEGFVVKAMTIADKKAVFATVESTDAIAARVRISGTVTELSATEGDLVQEGAVIALVKDPKLDLQIEAIEAQIRAAEREIANLKTELERTQALFQRGSTTKARLDQINTQYDVAKSKLEASEAEKAVIVRQLEEGAVLAPQTGRVLDVPITVGSVVMPGEAVATIAKEHYILRLSLPERHARFLHKGDSVALAARGQDCAKGCDRTGTIVKVYPQIANGRVLADATVPDLGDYFVGERIQVRVSAGERSALLVPEDLVFTRFGVDFVTSRLADDKTADIAVQVGRSHRKQSGLMVEILSGIEAGDILIQPQGGEHGQK
- a CDS encoding cation diffusion facilitator family transporter, yielding MAAGSKKVIYAALAGNALIAVTKFIASSITGSSAMMAEGIHSLVDTGNQGLLLYGIRRAAQPADKKHPFGYGSELYFWAFVVALLIFAVGAGLSIYEGIHKVLEPSEIADPTINFVVLGLAICFEGWAWMVAFKEFSSTKGKKGWVAAVKDSKDPTVFTVLFEDSAAMLGLVVAGIGIAIAYYFHIPWMDGAASIVIGIILATTAFLLAYETKGLLIGEAASDELESEIASVVASHPAVTTVNELRTLHRGPNEVLLTLSLDFRNDLMVGELEKVIADLETQIRDRFDSIHRIFIEAQSYKDHLSVAQTMNEQA
- a CDS encoding NADase-type glycan-binding domain-containing protein, which codes for MRLFPSSLPHIWNASRPLACLIPLLGFTMSAEAGNCDRIHYGTELVDDVTYCASSILPNSRVATYRPGNLEGWGLSKAHRAWCEGAYGSGEGEWIALQVRPGTRIRKIMFLNGYQKSTKSYRENARARDITIETDQGARFSHRLDDRPGVQEVYLGGWHDVQTLRVYIETIYPGSRYDDLCLSGMALDFEDLRDFEYQQQ